In Sphingomonas sp. LR60, the following are encoded in one genomic region:
- a CDS encoding alpha/beta hydrolase: MTRTTEALVAHDDVDPEIRRFVVALNHGYGQFSDFAALPLPERRAAAEIVRAPWRAGGPVMAKTVTAELAGCRARFHYPQRSDALQPALLYIHGGGWTMFSIDTHDRLMREYAARAGVVVVGIDYSLSPEVRYPVALDEIVKVYRALRDEAGDFGLAPAAIAIGGDSAGGNLAVAASLRLRDAGERPPAAMLLNYGAFDPAPTASYARYDGPAYMLTVAEMDGFWRDYAGDPATLDDPLVAPLRADLTGLPPSFLAVPECDILADANRVMAERLGAAGVPVELRLYAGATHSFLEAVSVSSLADAAFDEAARWLAATLRRAPA, from the coding sequence ATGACACGGACCACCGAGGCGCTGGTCGCGCACGACGACGTCGATCCCGAGATCAGGCGCTTCGTCGTCGCGCTCAATCATGGGTACGGGCAATTCTCCGACTTTGCCGCGCTGCCGCTGCCCGAACGTCGCGCTGCGGCCGAGATCGTACGTGCGCCGTGGCGCGCGGGTGGGCCGGTGATGGCGAAGACGGTCACGGCCGAGCTCGCCGGATGCCGCGCCCGTTTCCACTATCCGCAGCGATCCGACGCGTTGCAACCGGCGCTGCTCTACATCCATGGCGGCGGCTGGACGATGTTCAGCATCGATACGCATGACCGGCTGATGCGCGAATATGCGGCCCGCGCCGGCGTGGTGGTGGTCGGCATCGATTACAGCCTGTCGCCCGAGGTGCGTTACCCGGTCGCGCTCGATGAGATCGTCAAGGTATACCGGGCGCTGCGAGACGAGGCGGGCGACTTCGGGCTCGCACCGGCGGCGATTGCGATCGGCGGGGACTCGGCGGGCGGCAATCTCGCCGTTGCCGCCAGCCTGCGGCTGCGCGACGCCGGGGAGCGGCCGCCGGCGGCGATGCTGCTCAATTACGGCGCGTTCGATCCGGCGCCGACCGCCAGCTATGCGCGCTATGACGGTCCCGCCTATATGCTGACCGTCGCGGAGATGGACGGCTTCTGGCGCGACTATGCCGGCGATCCCGCGACGCTCGACGATCCGCTCGTCGCGCCGCTGCGCGCCGACCTGACCGGGCTGCCGCCGAGCTTCCTCGCCGTGCCCGAATGCGACATCCTCGCCGACGCCAATCGCGTGATGGCGGAGCGGCTCGGTGCCGCCGGTGTGCCGGTCGAGCTGCGGCTCTATGCCGGCGCGACGCATAGCTTCCTGGAAGCGGTGTCGGTGTCATCACTGGCGGATGCAGCGTTCGACGAGGCCGCGCGCTGGCTCGCGGCGACCCTGCGGCGCGCGCCGGCATGA
- the rsgA gene encoding ribosome small subunit-dependent GTPase A — MQINQADRESAEAMTVSSDLTLAHLGWRSFFAEQVSAEQSQNCQPVRVMSVHRGQVTVLGEGIEDSISSSLTVQRGAADRPTVGDWLLIDRSSRSLVRILDRTNLFKRPAPGDGRRVQLIAANIDTLFIVSSCDQDFNVARIERYLVLAREVGVRPVLVLTKADLSPAPERLVEEARALQSGLRVELVDGRYTTSAGHLAGYCGLGETVALVGSSGVGKSTLVNTLKGSESIATQPVREDDGKGRHTTTVREMHRLAGGADGPAADGGGWLVDTPGMRELQMSEVASGVTEVFDDVTAVTLECRFANCTHTDEPGCAIHVAMTQGDLDPARVERWRKLAREDAENSGAVAMRRSRRGKVGDRR, encoded by the coding sequence ATGCAGATCAATCAGGCGGATCGTGAGTCCGCTGAGGCAATGACGGTGTCGTCCGATCTCACTCTCGCACATCTCGGCTGGAGATCTTTCTTCGCCGAGCAGGTCTCCGCCGAGCAGAGCCAAAACTGTCAGCCTGTGCGGGTCATGTCGGTTCATCGTGGACAGGTGACCGTCTTAGGAGAGGGGATCGAGGATTCGATCTCGTCGAGCTTGACCGTGCAGAGGGGAGCAGCGGACCGGCCCACTGTCGGCGACTGGCTGCTGATCGACCGGAGCAGCCGAAGCCTGGTGCGTATCCTCGATCGCACAAACCTGTTCAAGAGGCCTGCGCCGGGCGACGGTCGCCGCGTCCAGCTCATCGCCGCGAACATCGACACGCTGTTCATCGTCTCATCGTGTGATCAGGACTTCAACGTTGCGCGCATCGAGCGCTATCTCGTGCTCGCGCGCGAAGTCGGCGTCCGTCCTGTCCTGGTGCTCACGAAAGCCGACCTGTCACCTGCGCCTGAGCGCTTGGTCGAGGAGGCGCGCGCACTCCAGTCGGGGTTGCGGGTGGAACTGGTCGACGGACGCTATACGACCAGCGCCGGCCACCTTGCCGGCTATTGCGGCCTCGGGGAGACGGTTGCGCTGGTGGGATCGTCCGGCGTCGGCAAGTCGACCCTCGTCAACACGCTGAAGGGATCGGAGAGCATTGCAACCCAGCCAGTCCGAGAGGATGATGGCAAAGGCCGGCACACGACGACCGTGCGCGAAATGCATCGACTCGCCGGTGGTGCGGACGGCCCTGCCGCAGATGGTGGCGGCTGGCTAGTGGACACGCCCGGCATGCGCGAACTCCAGATGTCCGAAGTAGCCTCCGGCGTGACCGAGGTTTTTGACGACGTCACGGCCGTGACGCTCGAGTGTCGGTTCGCGAACTGCACCCACACGGACGAGCCTGGATGCGCTATCCACGTCGCGATGACGCAAGGCGATCTTGATCCCGCTCGCGTCGAACGATGGCGCAAGCTCGCCCGGGAAGACGCGGAAAACAGCGGCGCCGTGGCAATGCGCCGCTCCCGGCGTGGCAAAGTTGGCGACAGGAGATGA
- a CDS encoding dicarboxylate/amino acid:cation symporter produces MRILAGLLLGVIFGALMSDGMAVIVAPVARPIGKLWLDSLTMTVVPLVFSLLVTGVMRAAAQAAGGRLAARALGWFAVLLVAAALVGAGVTTLLLDLSPLPASASALPRVAGAMPVLPAATNWLDNVIPTNPIRAAAESAMVPLVVFALLFGLAASGIEPIARSALTRVLDGVAQTMLRIVGWVLWIAPLGVFALAIGVGLVLGGGAAGVLAHYVAVIVGAAMATIVLAYVAAALLGAISPLAFARAALPAQVIAVSTQSSLASLPAMVAAAPALRVRNEAASVVLPLAVSLFRATTAAANVAVATYLAAVHGVTLGASTLVVGAIVGAAVSVAAVGLPAQVSFFAVIAPICLTMGVPVTLLPLLLAIETVPDIFRTLGNVTADLAVMRIVGREADRRSSD; encoded by the coding sequence GTGCGCATCCTCGCTGGCCTGTTGCTCGGCGTGATATTCGGGGCGCTGATGTCCGACGGAATGGCCGTGATCGTCGCACCGGTCGCGCGACCGATCGGCAAGTTATGGCTCGACTCATTGACGATGACGGTGGTGCCGCTGGTCTTCTCGCTGCTCGTCACCGGCGTAATGCGCGCGGCCGCACAAGCGGCAGGGGGACGACTGGCGGCGCGTGCGCTTGGCTGGTTCGCCGTCCTGCTCGTCGCGGCGGCGCTTGTCGGCGCGGGAGTGACGACTTTGCTGCTCGACCTGTCGCCGTTACCCGCCTCCGCCAGCGCACTACCGCGCGTCGCTGGTGCCATGCCGGTCCTGCCTGCTGCGACTAATTGGCTCGACAATGTCATCCCTACCAATCCGATCCGCGCCGCGGCGGAGAGCGCGATGGTGCCGCTCGTAGTCTTCGCGCTGTTGTTCGGGCTGGCTGCGAGCGGAATTGAGCCGATAGCCCGCAGTGCGCTGACCCGCGTGCTCGACGGCGTGGCGCAGACCATGCTCCGGATCGTCGGTTGGGTGTTGTGGATCGCGCCGCTGGGCGTCTTTGCTCTGGCAATCGGCGTTGGGCTTGTGTTGGGCGGCGGCGCAGCGGGCGTGCTGGCGCATTATGTCGCGGTGATCGTCGGCGCTGCGATGGCGACGATCGTGCTCGCCTATGTCGCAGCGGCGCTACTGGGCGCGATTAGCCCGCTGGCATTCGCGCGTGCGGCGCTACCGGCTCAGGTGATCGCAGTGAGCACGCAATCGTCGCTCGCTTCGTTGCCGGCGATGGTCGCGGCGGCGCCGGCATTGCGGGTGCGCAACGAGGCGGCGTCGGTCGTCCTGCCATTAGCGGTGTCGCTATTTCGCGCGACCACCGCTGCCGCCAATGTCGCGGTGGCGACGTATCTCGCCGCCGTTCACGGAGTGACGCTTGGCGCGTCGACGCTCGTTGTCGGTGCGATCGTTGGTGCGGCGGTGAGCGTTGCTGCGGTGGGACTGCCTGCTCAAGTTTCGTTTTTCGCGGTGATCGCGCCGATATGTTTGACCATGGGGGTGCCAGTGACCCTGCTGCCGCTCTTACTCGCCATTGAAACGGTTCCTGATATTTTTAGAACCCTAGGGAACGTCACAGCCGATCTCGCGGTGATGCGGATCGTTGGGCGGGAAGCGGATCGTAGATCCAGTGATTGA
- a CDS encoding YdeI/OmpD-associated family protein, which yields MSLRHADSIAFETPEDLAGWLAEHHATSGELWVRIYKEGSGQRSVTWTDCVVEAIRFGWIDGLKRSADERSYLQRLTPRRSGSNWSARNRDHAERLIAEGRITPAGLAHVQAARAEGRWDTAYEGSATMVIPQDFLDALAARPEAEAFFHTLDRKNLYPIYYRLQTAKRPETRVRRMQQILAQLARGERFH from the coding sequence ATGTCGCTCCGTCACGCCGATAGCATCGCATTCGAGACCCCTGAGGATCTTGCCGGCTGGCTTGCCGAGCACCACGCCACAAGCGGAGAGCTATGGGTGCGCATCTACAAGGAGGGCTCTGGACAGCGGTCTGTTACGTGGACCGACTGCGTCGTGGAGGCGATCCGTTTCGGCTGGATCGACGGCCTAAAAAGATCTGCGGACGAGCGCTCGTACCTCCAGCGCCTCACGCCACGCCGGTCAGGATCCAACTGGTCAGCCAGGAACCGCGATCATGCCGAGCGGCTGATAGCTGAAGGTCGCATAACACCGGCTGGCCTTGCCCATGTCCAGGCCGCGCGGGCAGAGGGACGTTGGGACACGGCCTATGAGGGCTCGGCCACAATGGTCATACCGCAAGATTTCCTGGATGCGCTAGCGGCCCGGCCGGAGGCAGAAGCGTTCTTCCATACTCTAGATCGTAAGAACCTATACCCGATTTACTACCGCCTTCAGACGGCCAAGCGGCCGGAGACCCGGGTTCGCAGGATGCAGCAGATTCTCGCGCAACTCGCGCGCGGTGAGCGCTTTCATTGA
- a CDS encoding DUF4287 domain-containing protein translates to MELVAMLKDEHGMGHGHANAVVAHTLTEKG, encoded by the coding sequence ATGGAGTTGGTGGCCATGCTGAAGGACGAGCACGGGATGGGACACGGCCATGCCAATGCGGTGGTGGCACACACGCTGACGGAGAAAGGCTAG
- a CDS encoding AraC family transcriptional regulator, with amino-acid sequence MRGLTDEYGAGFVDPMHAHDWIQVLYACSGVMSVVTPSTSFVVPPQRALWLPAGQRHEVSCRGPVSLRTLYVDPALYPDPPPCRVIEVSDFLKALILKTVSFGAEYDPLGHAGRVVTVLLDEIAAMPVAPYGAVMPGDPRLLRVCRAILAQPADDRDVDDWACVAGMGRRTFTRAFKRETGISLAVWRQQVRLMEALSLMAAGRPVTTIAFDVGYDSPSAFTAMFRRAYGVPPSLYALP; translated from the coding sequence GTGCGCGGGCTGACCGATGAATATGGCGCAGGTTTCGTCGATCCAATGCACGCGCACGACTGGATCCAGGTGCTGTACGCCTGTTCAGGGGTGATGTCGGTAGTGACCCCGTCGACCAGCTTCGTCGTGCCGCCGCAGCGCGCGCTGTGGTTGCCCGCCGGACAGCGTCACGAGGTGTCGTGCCGCGGGCCGGTGTCGCTCCGCACGCTCTATGTCGACCCGGCGCTCTATCCCGACCCGCCGCCATGCCGCGTTATCGAGGTGAGCGATTTCCTCAAGGCGCTGATCCTGAAGACCGTATCCTTCGGTGCCGAGTATGACCCGCTTGGCCATGCCGGCCGGGTGGTCACGGTGCTTCTTGACGAGATTGCGGCGATGCCTGTGGCGCCTTACGGCGCGGTGATGCCGGGCGACCCGCGCCTGTTGCGGGTCTGCCGTGCGATCCTGGCGCAGCCCGCCGACGATCGCGACGTCGACGACTGGGCGTGCGTGGCGGGGATGGGGCGGCGCACTTTCACGCGCGCGTTCAAGCGCGAAACCGGCATAAGCCTGGCGGTGTGGCGCCAGCAGGTGCGTTTAATGGAAGCGCTGTCGCTGATGGCGGCCGGCCGCCCGGTGACGACGATCGCCTTCGATGTCGGTTACGACAGTCCCAGCGCGTTCACCGCGATGTTCCGCCGCGCTTATGGGGTGCCGCCCAGCCTGTACGCGCTGCCGTGA
- a CDS encoding UPF0149 family protein has product MPIDMRQLPSRLRRLDDALADLPLDEPMLLTELDGFLTGVLVSPELIMPAEWLQSVWGSDESGTAPFDDPVDVQWFADAVLARYNEIVRDLGRGKLQPIFDVDERNGDVLWEMWIDGFAEAMELRPKAWAALNASGDADVKTAISSMSTLIAVARNESDLDSMQINALEDQAPSRIIDGVLQLHAARMQNTGSPVSPPTGGRAAKVGRNDPCLCGSGEKSKRCCG; this is encoded by the coding sequence TTGCCGATCGACATGAGACAGCTCCCCTCCCGACTCCGCCGCCTGGACGATGCGCTGGCCGATCTCCCGCTTGATGAACCGATGCTACTGACTGAGCTGGATGGCTTCCTCACCGGCGTCCTCGTCTCTCCCGAGCTCATTATGCCCGCCGAATGGCTCCAGAGCGTCTGGGGCTCGGACGAGAGCGGAACCGCACCCTTCGACGACCCCGTCGACGTGCAGTGGTTCGCCGATGCCGTTCTGGCCCGATACAACGAGATCGTTCGCGATCTCGGTCGCGGCAAGCTCCAGCCAATCTTCGACGTCGACGAGCGCAACGGCGACGTGCTCTGGGAAATGTGGATCGACGGCTTCGCCGAAGCGATGGAGCTGCGGCCAAAGGCGTGGGCGGCGCTGAATGCGAGCGGAGATGCCGATGTTAAGACGGCCATCTCAAGCATGTCGACCCTGATCGCGGTCGCTAGGAACGAGAGCGATCTCGACAGCATGCAGATCAACGCGCTGGAGGATCAGGCACCATCGAGAATCATCGATGGAGTTCTGCAGCTTCACGCTGCGCGTATGCAGAACACCGGCTCTCCGGTAAGCCCGCCGACTGGCGGACGCGCTGCCAAGGTCGGTCGCAACGACCCGTGCCTCTGCGGTTCGGGCGAGAAAAGCAAGCGATGCTGCGGATGA
- a CDS encoding SRPBCC domain-containing protein: MTNPAAVHGNFTIERRYPVAPSKVFAACADPAIKKSWYAESHTHEIKAFESDFRVGGAERLIYTFGPETPFPGVVLTNDGVFHDIVDGQRIIISSRMAIAGRPISVALETIEIAEADGGTALTCTFQGVFFEGSDGPVMREHGWSDLLDRLARFLAD; this comes from the coding sequence ATGACCAACCCTGCCGCCGTGCACGGCAACTTCACAATCGAGCGGCGCTACCCGGTAGCGCCCTCCAAGGTGTTCGCCGCGTGCGCCGATCCCGCGATCAAGAAGAGCTGGTATGCGGAGAGTCACACGCACGAGATCAAGGCATTCGAGAGTGACTTTCGCGTCGGCGGCGCCGAGCGGCTCATCTATACGTTCGGACCGGAGACACCCTTTCCCGGCGTCGTGCTGACGAATGACGGCGTCTTCCATGACATCGTGGACGGACAGCGCATCATCATATCGTCTCGTATGGCAATCGCGGGCAGGCCTATCTCGGTCGCCCTAGAGACAATCGAGATCGCGGAGGCGGACGGAGGGACGGCGCTCACTTGCACGTTCCAAGGTGTGTTCTTCGAGGGCTCCGACGGTCCTGTTATGCGTGAGCACGGCTGGAGCGACCTGCTGGATCGGCTCGCTCGCTTCCTGGCGGACTGA
- a CDS encoding SRPBCC family protein, with protein sequence MTTSEVRIIHVTIHVPIERAYAFVHRPENFPRWAAGLADSLRPTERGWVADTPEGEALIHFSEPNVFGVLDHRVVLNGKPDVVVPMRMVPNGDGTEVQLVLFRQPGMTDADFKRDARMVKGDLGALKTLLEAER encoded by the coding sequence ATGACGACCAGCGAAGTGCGCATTATACACGTCACCATTCACGTGCCGATAGAGAGGGCCTATGCTTTCGTGCATCGGCCGGAGAACTTCCCGCGTTGGGCGGCCGGACTGGCCGACAGCCTTCGACCTACGGAGCGCGGCTGGGTTGCCGACACACCTGAGGGCGAGGCGCTGATCCACTTCAGTGAGCCCAACGTATTTGGGGTGCTGGATCACCGCGTCGTGCTGAACGGCAAACCCGACGTGGTGGTGCCGATGCGCATGGTCCCGAACGGCGACGGCACCGAGGTGCAGCTCGTCCTGTTCCGCCAGCCGGGCATGACCGACGCCGACTTCAAGCGCGACGCGCGTATGGTGAAGGGAGATCTGGGAGCGTTGAAGACGCTGCTCGAAGCCGAAAGGTGA
- a CDS encoding alpha/beta hydrolase, translating into MRKWIWGGIVLVIVGLGIAAWPYARFAYLWHFYGPSALERMAVSAPTDTVRYGPAPKQYADLRVPPGKGPFPIAVIIHGGCWDVSFGSSGTIAPIADALTRRGIATLNVQYRVVGDAGGGWPGTMRDVGTAIDALRQLARRYRLDLNRMVVAGHSAGAQLALWSAMRDRLSPGSQIALPDPLLPRAVVAIDGPGALAEFIGQDADACGKPVIVPFMGGTPAQVPQRYRDASPQDHLPLHVPQYLAQAAFADLMQPYIDKARRSGDPVTAYRPTNTGHFSIINPTLPQGQGTVALITDAVRKLPK; encoded by the coding sequence ATGCGAAAGTGGATCTGGGGCGGCATCGTGTTAGTCATCGTCGGGCTCGGCATCGCGGCTTGGCCGTACGCCCGCTTTGCTTATCTTTGGCACTTCTACGGTCCGTCCGCCCTCGAGCGCATGGCGGTGAGCGCTCCGACCGATACTGTCCGCTACGGGCCGGCACCGAAGCAATACGCCGATCTGCGCGTGCCGCCCGGCAAAGGCCCCTTCCCGATCGCCGTGATCATCCATGGTGGTTGCTGGGACGTCAGCTTCGGTAGTAGCGGAACGATTGCACCCATTGCCGATGCACTGACCAGGCGAGGCATCGCTACCCTGAACGTGCAGTACCGCGTCGTCGGCGATGCCGGTGGTGGATGGCCCGGAACGATGCGCGACGTGGGCACAGCGATCGATGCGCTGAGGCAGCTTGCTCGGCGTTACCGGCTCGACCTGAATCGAATGGTGGTCGCCGGGCACTCGGCAGGCGCGCAACTCGCACTCTGGAGCGCGATGCGCGACCGGCTATCGCCCGGCAGCCAGATAGCGTTGCCCGATCCGTTGCTGCCAAGGGCGGTGGTGGCGATCGACGGGCCGGGCGCGCTGGCCGAATTCATTGGCCAGGATGCGGACGCCTGCGGCAAGCCAGTGATCGTGCCCTTCATGGGCGGCACACCGGCTCAGGTGCCGCAGCGCTACCGTGACGCTTCTCCCCAGGATCACCTGCCGCTGCACGTGCCTCAGTATCTCGCTCAGGCGGCGTTCGCCGACCTCATGCAGCCTTATATCGACAAGGCCCGTCGATCAGGCGATCCGGTCACTGCTTACCGTCCGACTAACACCGGCCACTTCAGCATCATCAATCCGACCTTGCCGCAGGGCCAAGGAACGGTGGCACTGATAACAGATGCGGTCCGAAAGCTGCCAAAATAG
- a CDS encoding FMN-binding negative transcriptional regulator: MSFVPRTLGEIAALIRDHPLAWVASRDLDATLLPLIVECDAYGTPVALVGHYPRRNPQVAAFTRDPHALILFTGSQGYVSPTLVSNPTWGATWNYAAVRIVATLTFVPDETEDALRRLAARLEPAGGWRPEQMGERFDQLSPHVVAFRAQILSCEPQFKLGQDESAATFAEIVSNHPDPGLAAAMLRNRPIDDD, from the coding sequence ATGAGCTTCGTTCCGCGCACGCTGGGCGAGATCGCCGCGCTGATCCGCGACCATCCGCTCGCCTGGGTCGCATCGCGCGACCTTGATGCGACCCTGCTCCCATTGATCGTCGAATGCGACGCGTACGGGACGCCGGTGGCGCTGGTCGGCCATTATCCGCGCCGCAACCCGCAGGTCGCTGCCTTTACCCGCGACCCGCACGCGCTGATCCTGTTTACCGGGTCGCAGGGCTATGTCTCGCCAACGCTGGTGTCGAACCCGACGTGGGGCGCGACATGGAACTATGCCGCGGTCCGGATCGTCGCGACGCTGACCTTCGTGCCCGACGAGACCGAGGATGCGCTGCGCCGTCTCGCCGCCCGACTCGAGCCCGCGGGTGGCTGGCGCCCCGAGCAGATGGGCGAGCGCTTCGATCAGCTCTCGCCGCACGTCGTCGCATTTCGCGCGCAGATTCTCTCGTGTGAGCCGCAGTTCAAGCTAGGGCAGGACGAGAGCGCTGCAACGTTCGCCGAGATCGTCTCCAATCATCCCGACCCGGGGCTGGCCGCGGCGATGCTTAGAAACCGGCCCATCGATGACGATTAA
- a CDS encoding ArsR/SmtB family transcription factor encodes MARPRRKVDGEPIDLLLHALGDPTRRRMIERLGERPHAVSALAELSGITLTAVGQHIRVLEEAGLVTSSKLGRVRSCQLDHDGLKIVEQWLSARRSAWDRRLDALGSLLSGQQEG; translated from the coding sequence GTGGCGCGGCCACGCCGGAAGGTCGACGGTGAGCCGATTGATCTGCTGCTCCATGCGCTGGGTGATCCGACACGACGTCGCATGATCGAACGGCTGGGCGAGCGCCCGCATGCCGTCTCGGCGTTGGCTGAGCTGTCCGGAATCACGCTCACAGCTGTCGGCCAGCACATCCGAGTTCTTGAGGAGGCAGGTCTTGTCACCAGTAGCAAGCTAGGCCGTGTCCGATCCTGCCAGCTCGATCATGATGGTTTGAAGATCGTGGAGCAATGGTTGAGCGCGCGACGATCAGCATGGGACAGGCGGCTCGATGCGCTAGGTTCGCTCCTGTCTGGTCAGCAGGAAGGGTAG
- a CDS encoding alpha-hydroxy acid oxidase: protein MTVPSWSLPALTGSKFNLANVSHKIDALASGPMSLFDYIGGQFDRSVGWRDVEWLAREWNGPLAIKGVMTPEDARRSIASGASGVIISNHGGRQLDGAPAPIDQIEAVRTIIGDAADVICDGGIRRGSDVVKALAQGATACSIGRPYLYGLAAGGAPGVDRLLTILRAEFERTLRLAGINDIAAISRRHIRNRLSSPIIG from the coding sequence TTGACAGTACCCTCCTGGTCGCTACCGGCGCTGACCGGATCCAAGTTCAATCTCGCCAATGTCAGCCACAAAATCGATGCGCTGGCATCGGGCCCGATGAGCTTGTTCGACTATATCGGCGGCCAGTTCGACCGATCTGTTGGCTGGCGCGATGTCGAGTGGCTTGCACGCGAATGGAACGGTCCGCTCGCGATCAAAGGCGTGATGACGCCCGAAGATGCGCGAAGATCAATCGCCTCGGGCGCAAGCGGGGTCATCATCTCCAATCATGGCGGGCGCCAGCTAGACGGTGCGCCCGCTCCGATCGACCAGATCGAAGCGGTACGCACCATTATCGGCGATGCGGCTGATGTGATCTGTGACGGTGGCATCAGGCGTGGCTCCGACGTGGTGAAGGCGCTTGCTCAAGGGGCGACTGCCTGCTCGATCGGGCGTCCCTACCTCTATGGTCTGGCGGCAGGAGGCGCGCCGGGCGTCGATCGCCTGCTGACCATTCTGCGAGCGGAGTTCGAGCGCACTTTGAGGCTGGCGGGGATCAACGATATAGCCGCCATATCACGTCGCCACATCCGCAACCGGCTAAGTAGCCCCATTATCGGCTGA
- a CDS encoding putative quinol monooxygenase, protein MSVKVVAFVSVKPGQEDAFVEVASVCVAASRAEAGVLHYDLWRETEGEQRYVFDELYVDDAAVVAHMNSDHFKAFGLAARDLAAARPLIIKTHAIDVAD, encoded by the coding sequence ATGTCGGTGAAGGTAGTTGCGTTCGTATCGGTGAAGCCCGGACAGGAAGACGCCTTCGTCGAAGTGGCCAGCGTCTGCGTTGCCGCTTCACGCGCTGAAGCTGGCGTGCTGCACTATGACCTTTGGCGCGAAACCGAAGGCGAACAGCGCTACGTTTTTGACGAGCTCTATGTCGATGATGCCGCCGTTGTGGCCCACATGAATTCGGATCACTTCAAGGCATTTGGCTTGGCCGCACGCGACCTAGCAGCAGCGCGACCGCTCATCATCAAGACGCACGCCATTGACGTTGCAGATTGA
- a CDS encoding DUF2306 domain-containing protein, giving the protein MATLRDADALPNSRLNAGWVDKALRWSAKSLVAIVWVSSGIFAAFILALYVGGAVAGTYQDWNDGFPGLYAQGSLSASIGIGLHFGFGAVLLLLGPIQLMAGVRQRHPVLHRWTGRVYATAALVTGIGGLVYIVFRGTVGGPVMSAGFALYGALITVAAEETVRHAMARRLVQHRAWAIRLFALAIGSWLYRMDYGFWRLLAGGVGHTKRFDGWFDMIMVFWFYLPNLAVAEFFIQGRQRNASASTKIVATALLGTVAVCLLLATTMITFLGWGPAILWRLGILEG; this is encoded by the coding sequence TTGGCTACCTTGCGCGATGCAGATGCACTGCCAAACTCCAGGCTTAACGCCGGTTGGGTCGATAAGGCTTTGCGCTGGTCCGCCAAAAGCCTGGTCGCCATCGTCTGGGTCAGCTCGGGCATCTTCGCAGCGTTCATTCTGGCGCTGTACGTCGGTGGCGCGGTGGCCGGGACGTATCAGGATTGGAATGACGGCTTTCCGGGTCTGTACGCTCAAGGTTCACTGTCTGCGAGCATCGGCATTGGCCTACACTTCGGCTTTGGCGCCGTGCTGCTTCTATTGGGACCGATCCAACTGATGGCTGGGGTTCGACAGCGCCACCCCGTTCTGCATCGCTGGACTGGCAGGGTATATGCGACGGCGGCCTTAGTGACAGGCATCGGAGGCCTGGTTTACATCGTGTTCCGCGGCACCGTTGGCGGACCGGTAATGAGTGCCGGCTTTGCACTCTACGGCGCGTTGATAACGGTCGCCGCCGAAGAGACTGTCCGGCATGCTATGGCGCGACGTCTAGTTCAGCATCGGGCTTGGGCCATCCGGTTGTTCGCGCTAGCAATCGGCTCCTGGCTTTACCGGATGGACTATGGCTTCTGGCGCTTGCTGGCCGGCGGCGTTGGACATACGAAGAGGTTCGATGGTTGGTTCGACATGATCATGGTCTTCTGGTTCTACCTGCCAAACCTGGCCGTGGCAGAGTTCTTCATCCAGGGGCGGCAACGCAACGCCTCTGCGTCGACCAAAATCGTAGCGACTGCGCTGTTAGGCACGGTGGCGGTCTGCCTTCTGCTCGCAACGACAATGATCACCTTTCTGGGATGGGGTCCTGCCATCCTTTGGCGCCTTGGCATACTGGAAGGTTAA